From the genome of Triticum aestivum cultivar Chinese Spring chromosome 1A, IWGSC CS RefSeq v2.1, whole genome shotgun sequence:
acactagtgaaagtatgagccctaggccttatttccgcacattgcaataccgtttacgctcatttttatcattaattaccttgctgtttttataatttcagattacaaatacctttatctactatccatataccacttgtatcaccctctcttcgccgaactagtgcacctatacaatttaccattgtattgggtgtgttggggacacaagagactctttgttatttggttgcagggttgcttgagagagaccatcttcatcctatgcctcctacggattgataaaccttaggtcatccacttgagggacatttgctactgtcctacaaacccctgcacttggaggcccaacaacgtctacaagaagaaggttgtgtagtagacatcaagctcttttctggcaccgtttccggggaggtgagtgcttgaaggtatatctttagatcttgcaatcgagtcttttagtttcttgttttatcactagtttagattataaaagaaaactatgaaaaatggaattgagtttgtctcatacgcttcatcttttaaatatctttcgtgagtatgatggaaaggaaaaattgtgctcaagtgctagaagaagaaatctataaaatgtttggcactaaatatttgaatgatgagcatgattgcaatgttgttagtatgaattccttgaatatccatgatgctaatgatatgcaaagccacaagcttggggaagctatgtttgatgaagatgatattttttgtcccccaagttttgatgagcatatttattatgatgaaagcatgcctcctatctatgatgattattgtgatgacacgtatgctttaaataataatgataatcatgaaacttgtcatcttgatcttaattttcaatcacatgatagttattttgttgagtttgctcccactattattcatgagaagaattttgcttgtgtggagagtagtaaattttctatgcttgtagttcatgaaaagaatgctttaagtgctggttatattgttgaattcattcatgatgctactgaaaattattatgagggaggaacatatgcttgtaggaattgcaataatatcaagtttcctctctatgtgcttaaagttttaaagttatgcttgtatTGCCCtcccatgctagttgattattgttcccacaagttgtttgctcacaaaatccctatgaataggaagtgggttagacttaaatgtgctagtaatattcttcatgatgctctctttatgtttcaattcttatcctttatgtgagcatcattgaaatcatcatgcctagctaggggcgttaaacgatagcgcttgttgggaggcaatccaactttatttttattactttatttttgttcctgtttagtaataaataattcatctagactctgtttagatgtggttttatgcttttaattagtgtttgtgccaagtagaacctttgggaagactttgggaaagtcttgttgatcatgctgtaaaaaacagaaactttagcgctcacgagaattgctgccatttttatttggagagtgatatttagttaattctttttaagatgattaatagataaattcctcaggtccatcaatttatttgagaattttatgagttccataagtatacgtttgatccagattactacagactgttctgtttttgacagattctgtttttcgtgtgttgtttacttattttgatgaatctatggctagtaaaatagtttataatccatagagaagttggaatacagtagttataacaccaatataaataaataatgagttcattacagtaccttgaagtggtcttttgttttcttttgctaacggagctcacgagttttctactttaagttttgtgttgtgaagttttcaagttttgggtaaagattcgatggactatggaataaggagtggtaagagcctaagcttgggtatgaccaaagcaccccaaggaaatatttaaggacaaccaagagcctaagcttggggatgccccggaaggcatcccctctgtcgtcttcattcatcggtaattttacttggagctatatttttattcgccacatgatatgtgttttgcttggagcgtcaatttattttgttaggattttcttgatgttatttagaacagtgttttgcatcttttatttcaataaaagtggcattgatagcctttactatgcctatgttacaagtatacatgttgctgtttgaaaacagaaagtttaccgctgttgcaataattccctagaaaagtcagaatgtgataaaatgttgaaaccttttgcatattaagatctgataaatttactacagtgggaattttctttaataatttttagagctaggtaagtatggatgttgcagcattctttacagactatcctgtttaggcagattgctgttatgtttgcatatgtttgcttctttaatggttctatttgaggataggactattaaacatgcagaggaatttagtatgcaatgttgaataataattttagtgacttGCTGCAGTAGAGTATGACAAGGTTTtggcattgatttatactaacttatctcacgagtccttgttgagttttgtgtggatgaagcttttgagatttagggagaccgtgatatgagaggaattaaggaaacacaaaagctcaagcttggggatgcccaaggcaccccaagataatatttcaagaagtctcaagcatctaagtttggggatgccccggttggcatcccacctttcttcttcaacaattatcggttagtatcggttgatcctaagtttttgcttcttcacatgatgtttgctatttttagatgtcattttattttgctttgcttgctgtttgaatagagtaccaagatctgaaattattaaatgttagagagtcttcacatagttgcataattattcgactactcattgatcttcacttatatctttcgaagtagtttgtcatttgatctagggattcacttatatcttttagagcatggttgtagttttattttgaagaaatagatgaactctcatgcttcacttagattattttgagagtcttaaatagcatggtaatttgcttaaaatcctaatgtgctaggcatacaagattaataacaaaattctcttatgagtgtgttgaatactaagagaagtttgatacttgatgattgttttgagatatgaggatggtaatattagagtcatgctagttgagtagttgtgaatttgagaaatacttgtgttgaagtttgtgattcccgtagcatgcacgtatggtgaaccgttatgtgatgaagtcggagcatgatttatttatttattgtcttccttatgagtggcggtcggggacgagcgatggtcttttcctaccaatctatccccctaggagcatgcgcataatacttttctttgataactaatagatttttgcaataagtatgtgagttctttatgactaatgttgagtccatggattatacgcactctcaccattccaccattgctagcctctctagtaccggcAACTTTCGCCGgaaccataaacccaccatataccttcctcaaaacagccaccatacctacctattatggcatttccatagccattccgagatatattgccatacaactttccaccattctgattattatgacacactccatcattgtcatattgcttagcatgatcatgtagttgacattgtatttgtggcaaagccaccgttcataattctttcatacttgtcactcttgattcattgcatatcccagtacaccgccggaggcattcatatagagtcatctttgttctagtatcgggttgtatcatcgagttgtaaataaatagaagtgtgatgatcatcattcaatagagcattgtccccaaaaaaagaaaggccaaataaaaaaaggaaaggccaaataaaaagagagagagaaaggccaaataaaaaaaagaaaggccaaataaaaaataaaaaataaaagggacaatgctactatccttttaccacacttgtgcttcaaagtagcaccatgatcttcatgatagagagtctcctatgttgtcactttcatatactagtgggaatctttcattatagaacttggcttgtatattccaatgatgggcttcctcaaaatgccctaggtcttcgtgagcaagcgagttggatgcacacccactagcttcttttgttgagctttcatatacttatagctctagtgcatccgttgcatggcaatccctactcactcatattgatatctattgatgggaatcttcatagccctttgatacgcctagtcgatgtgaaactatcttctctcttttttcctctccacaaccaccattctattccacctatagtgctatgtccatggctcacgctcatgtattgcgtgaagattgaaaaagtttgagaacattaaaagtatgaaacaattgcttggcttgtcatcggggttgtgcatgatttaaatattttgtgtggtgaagatggagcatagccagactatatgattttgtagggatagctctctttggccatgttattttgagaagacataattgctttgttagtatgcttgaagtattattattttctatgtcaatatgaacttttgtcttgaatcttatggatctgaatattcatgccacaattaagaagaattacattgaaattatgccaactagcattccacatcaaaaattatctttttatcatttacctactcgaggacgagcaggaattaagcttggggatgcctgatacgtctccaacgtatctataatttttgattgctccatgctatattatctactgttttgggcaatattgggctttattatccacttttatattacttttgggactaacctattaaccggaggcccagcccagatttgctgttttatgcctatttcagtgtttcgaagaaaaggaatatcaaacggagtcgaaacggaacgaaatcaattggagaagttatttttagaacgaaagccaccagatagacttggactccacatcaagagatacgggaggtgctcacgagggtgggccccccccccccggacgcgccccctgcctcgtgggccccccgtagctcctccgacgtacctcctgcacccatatatacctacgtaacctaaaacttccaaaacgaagaatagatcgggagttccgccgccagaagcctccgtagccatcaaaaaccaatctagacccattccggcaccctgtcagagggggcaatccttctctggtggccatgttcatcatcccggtgctctccatgacgaggagggagtagttctccctcggggctgagggtatgtaccagcagctatgtgtttgatctctctctctctctctctctctctctctctctcgtgttcttgaggtgatacgatcttgatgtatcatgagctttgctattatagttggatcctatgatgttcccccccccctctactctcttgtaatgaattgagtttcccctttgaagttatcttatcggattgagtttttaaagatttgagaacacttgatgtatgtcttgccgtggatatctgtggtgacaatgggatatcacgtgattcacttgatgtatgttttggtgaccaacttgtgggttccgcccatgaacctatgcataggggttggcacacgttttcgtcgtgattctccggtagaactttggggcactctttgaggtcctttgtgttggttgaatagatgaatctgagattgtgtgatgcatatcttataatcatacccacggatacttgaggtgacattggagtatctaggtgacattagggttttggttgatttgtatcttaaggtgttattctagtacgaactctagggctgtttgtgacacttataggaatagcccaatggattgattggaaagaataactttgaggtgatttcgtaccctaccataatctcttcgttcgttctccgctattagtgactttggagtgactctttgttgcatgttgagggatagttttatgatccaattatgttagtactgttgagaggacttacactagtgaaagtatgagccctaggccttatttccgcacattgcaataccgtttacgctcacttttatcattagttaccttgctgtttttataattttagattacaaaaatacctttatctactatccatataccacttgtatcaccctctcttcgccgaactagtgcacctatataatttaccattgtattgggtgtgttggggacacaagagactctttgttatttggttgcagggttgcttgagagagaccgtcttcatcgtatgcctcctacggattgataaaccttaggccatccacttgagggaaatttgccactgtcctacaaacctctgtacttggaggcccaacaacgtctacaagaagaaggttgtgtagtagacatcagaagctcgcgcgaagaggagtacgagggttcactggttcagctacggtgtgaggctaccgtcgccatagaataacagggggtgtgggtgagtagagggatggcctagccagcggtaggagtagtagggggtgtgaggcctctgcggcatcacagccggccacgggaggcaggagcacgcggcacgaccggcgctgctttgggcggctggagcaagaaaaccagaggttgaagaagaactacggccgttggatggacatcgtacggtcactgcagctagaatcgtttatatttactaagttgacaaagcccttggtacgcgtcaacttagtaggcccacaggtcagcctccgaaacggtgcacccagatgtcagggggaggaatcattttttgggcggctgaagcaagaatatccgagattgaggaagaagcacgacatccgttggatggacatgtaatggccacagctgccagaaccgtgtgttgttgacaaagccttgcatacgcgtcaatttagttttttttaggggacgcatcaacttagaaggcccacaagtgtgtggcagagaacatatagttcatttgcgatttgtaagaatgtacatcccattttttaattctaatgaaatttactacaacccatttacagtttgttaaaagtacaacccattttctagctaggacaacgattaataatttcaaccaaccgctcaaaacagaatttaaaaaaaaattcccatatttttatgggatccgaaatttctagtcagattaaatataatttcaaaataaagttgtattacgttaaaatccaacgaaatattgcgcgcgcaaaaagtaatgaaattaaaattttcaaattccaaaaataatatattttaaactaattacgcatttggtgcattttttatagttgctgcccagttattataattacatgccatttattatttcttaaagtccattttcttgttaagcctaatgcatacctcataggaaagtttgcagcacagcggggcggagaataacaagttgacccggatattgtgtacaactgttggcccagttgcattgctgatgttgaaagaaaGCCTGTGTAGTAcggtacaacctaacatggctactcagcccacattcagcgacgccgaaaaggcccaaacaaggcttctgtacaactttttgaagtcacttagcttaattaataacttaagaaaaaaattagattatagtggaacctaattaaaagttgtcacgaggaaagaaataattcaatgggtcccacttgtgcgtgtgtgcgtgtgtgcgtgtgtgtgtgagagagagagaaccatcggttgatgctcgtaaatacatcttttagccatatgcattgctgatgctcaataaaaacttatatagttgacacaatcatatagaatatcatagcacactgaacttgcatataaAAATTTCAtgtaggcggcacaatcaggatggaagcaatggatcgctacgggtagggctatgttgaaactaacgaactcgtacataatgattcatcgtctttatcaatgactgggaaatatcttgaatgttgtgcaaagaaaacagacagacaacacaataagttctgctagcacattaagttgacgtacaatcctttctaaaaaaagttcaggtacaaaattagaacaagtcataatcaaatgtactggcacatcagtgctttacacccatagctcagatttaactagtacTAGTTGACTCGTTGCGCCAAATGGCACAGAGACCCGCTAaagccatgttgtcgatgaaaatagtttcattttgcaagAACATATTTGATATTGGTAATAGAAAGCCCATCTGCTAAGTCATGCTATAttgaaaatatgattatcatgctGAGAAGTctgagtttgaaaaaaaatcatatttttataacatgcataGACCAACTAAGGAAGTATTTTTTTAAAGTTAAAAATATCGTTATCTCCATGAGAAATCtgagtttgaaaaaaaaaacatgtttgtATAATATTTAGACTTGTTTGTGTGGCCCATCTGGAGTCGGGCTTGCATCTCCTTTCCTGTTATTAAGGATTTCTCTGCATACATGGTTACACAAATGGACCGTTACACCAAACAGCACAATGTCTATTTCAAACACGAATTGTTTTGAAAATTAAATTAAGTTTTAGCACGGAGGAACAGTCCAGACTTGAAAGGGCGGATGCAACCACTTTACAAATTCAAACTCTTTAGTACCCATTTATGATTATAACGTCTAATGGAACAAGGTGTCAATTTAGAATAAAGAGTTATTTGAAATGTGTTTCATTCGTTCTTTACAAAGTGGTAGATACAATTTCACTGAAAATAAGAATTTTCAGGCTCATTTAAAACGGTATTTTCATGCATACAAACCATAACTAAACAACGTGAATGTAAATATATATGACTGAGTCATACTTCCTAATACAAAAGCAAGTAGGTAGGCCTGTTTTAGAGATTGTGGTAAATTACAGGTCATTATTACACGCAAAATGTTTTTGTTTCGGAGCAGAACACTGATATCTTTGTCTTCATATCCTTTTCTTCTCAGAGCTGGAGTGTGATGCCTTGCTCCTATTCATGGCTCTTGACCTACAATTTTTGAACAAACTAAATTAGTTATTCATTCAATGGGAAATCTGAAGTGGGGATTACTTCGCCAATATCGTTAGCAAGTTTATGAGGGAAAAGAAAGCAATGTAACTTCCAAAAGCAAAGGTAAGAATGAAGTACATACTGTAGCTGGGAAAGTAGGAACATGAGCTGCGACATGTTTCAGAAAAATTGTCGAGGTTCCCTGATCCTAATAATATGAGCTACGATTATTTTGTCAGGGACTCATGGCTGTATATAACTTTCACAAGCAACATCCCATATGTGACAACCTACCTTCGACCACAAAGCTATATAATCTATATAATGGTGAAAAATGGAGCTTTCGATAACATACATACCTATTTTTCCTAAAGCAAAGCTAAGAATGAAGTACACAGTATTTTAACTGGAAAAGTAGGAAAATTAAATCATATACTCTGAAACATATTGCAGAAAGAGAAGTGTGAAGCACACTTCCTTGAAATTTGAACATAAGCGGACATATATTTTTGTTGAGCCTGCTATATATCTATGGGGAAGCATGGATAAGAAAAGATAGAAATTTAGAAAATGTATGCaaattcacatatatttttctaaaaTCCCATGGAAATGTGTTGGTCCACTTGGTCTATCAGGTTAGTGTATTTCAAAAAAGCAAATCCGGCAGCTAATAGTTTGGATAAAACCTCTAGATAGTAGAAAACAACTTCCAATGATTCAATTGTACATACTAAAAAGTTCGCCAGGAAATGAGACGAGCCAGCAAAATACACTAAGTTACAGAAGAAGCACCTAAAATACAATAGTGGCagttagtttggcaagaaacctgcaTATATTTGAGTGCAATTCACATCCTCTAGGCCATCGTTCTCACGCATTTTTTTCTAGTAAGTAGAAAGCATATACAAAGTATGAAAAAGGGATACAGATTACACAACAAATAGTAGTTTTAGAGCTTTAGAAGGCCGTCCAGTTTTGCATAGTATGCTTTCACCTATGGAGAACTGGACACTGTACTACTAATTTCAGAGTCAAGACATATTTCAATCTCTAAAAGAAACCTGACACGAATCATCTGCTACTCTAGAAATTTGATTTATCACGCCTAACCAACATGGAACGATCATCTAACTTTCTGGCTATACTAACGTGTAAATATTTGGCAGGTATAGACTATAGTGTCAACCATACAGTATTATTTGCAAAAGCAAGGAAGGTTGCTGTAGCTAGATAAATGACCCGTTTCAAGTTGACTGCCAAATTTTTATTACAAAGTGGATGCCTACTAATAGCGCATCTCGGGGAATCACAGTGAGATTGAAAGGCCTGGAGAAATGCAAAACGGCAAGATAAAATTCAGACATTGGCATAGAGAGAAACTAATAGAAAAACATGCACCATCAATCACTCACCAAGGTCAGCAGCTGGACAATAGCTGAGCTGCCGTAGATGGTTACCAAGTAATGAACAGAAGGAAAATCAGTACAAAATAACCATGAGAGCACCAAACTATCTGCAAACAAGAAGGCCCTTTCTTGGATTATACAGGACGAGTACGCCATGATGATCCAAAGAACAAAAATATGGATTTAAATTTATAGAGCAATGCTAGGAAGATATTGTCTTGAAGAACGGAAAGTAAGAGAACAATAAAGCAAGCAACGAACCTGCAAAAATATCCTCCAAATTTTGCGTGAAAATCCATCGAATATATCCTTGACCGCATATTTGTCTCTGTCAAGGTACTCTACAGGAAGGTTCTCCAAAAAACAGAGTAAAGTTGTTTTTCCTTTTTGAGAGTTTGATAGCAAACCTGCAATGCATCAAAAAGGGATTAGAATTGATAAGAAAATAAATATCTGCTATTTTATAGTCAAAGAACATGCTTCaatcaacaaaaatacaaaaacatTGAAATTTGACGGTGTAAGGAACCTGCAGTGATATATTGAGCCATAAACTACTTTGCAATTATATATTGAACCATAAACCTGAAACTCTACTTTGATGCCAATATATTTATAACTGGGAAAGTAGGAAAATGAAATCATATACTCTAAAACATATTGCAGAAACAGAAGCGTGAAGCACACTTCCTTGAAATTTGAACACAAGTGAACATTCATTTAGAATATGTAGCTAACATAAACTTAAGCAAGACTATTCAAATGATCATGGTACATGGTGGATTTATCATAATTGATATTTGGCTGGAAGTGGATAAGTTCTCCAGTTATTCTGAAGCTCATTTTCAGTAGTCAGATAAATCAACCTGATTTCCTAGCTTAGACGTTTCAGACATGTCTCACAATATGATGTGACCATGGGTTCAATCCCACATTCAATTATGTACGAAGAGAGGCCCCATTTGGGTACAATCTTGGAAAGCTATTTGGAAAAGAGAGGCCATACTGATACATTTAGATCAAACCCCATGTGTAGTGGGCGCAGCAGTGGTTGCAAACAAAGAGCCTTACCTGAATGTGAAACGATGCTTAGCATTCTGCCTCACCAATTGATCTGCAAAGGATCTTCACAAAAGAGAGCATATTAGAGAGAGAGATAGGATTAGGCAAATGTATATAGCAAAGCATCTACAGTAATGTCATCACACTGCCAGTTTCAATTCACGCAAAACAATTGACAATTTAGTCAACAAATAGCTTCAAGTTCTCATGATCATAGTTGATTTCATAATCTAGTCCACCATGTTGATGCTCTGAATATCAATTAAAAAAGTTCATTTGAAAGGGTTATTTTAGACTACATAACTTGAAGTGGTGTAGCAATTAAGCACTACAGCAGACCGAATAGTAACAGGCCAATTATAAACAATGCAGTGCAATGCCCTTTTCCTTATGATGGTGTTCCTTAGTGTAACCTACAAACCAAATCGAGCATGAAAATAACCATGTTACCTATTTTTGTGCTACATATAGACTGAAACCAAGTAAGATAATGTAACCTGACAAGAAGTACAGTATCGTTGATAACAGAATAGAAATTGAGAACTGGCCATTCCAAACAAAAACAACATTGCTAGTGTTGCAAAAATGGATAATCCAACGTCAAATAGTGATGCCTCCGTCAATCAAATCCCTGGGAATTTTCCTGCAGATGGCATAACACAAAAACAAATCTCAAAACACTGTACAACTCAGTAGAAATCCAAAAACTGCACTGGACAATGCCAGCAAAAAAGTCACACCCACCGACTATCATTAGACCATACCGTAATTTTTGCATTTTCAGTGTTAAGATCGTTCATAAATATATCATCTATAGTGCAGTTCTCCAGAAATAGACGAGCTAATCATTCTGTTCTACAAAAAGACCTAAATCAGTACTGCCGACTATCCATGCTCAAAGTAAAAACATCAATTCATAGCTAATCCCCAAATACAGATAGTAATCCAACGAAATCAAAACACCGCAGTCACCAGATATGGAGATCTGAAGATCGGAAGGGAGGAAGATGGTACCTGTAAAAGTCGACGGACTTGAGCTTGCTCGAGGAGTGGCCAAACGCACACAACACACATGCAGCAAGCAGGGCAGGAGGACCAGGGAGAGCAGGGATTCGAAGGAAGTTACCTTGCCGGGACTGGATTCCTGGGGGTAATGGTGGAGCTGACTCTCGGCGGCGGCCAGGGCGACTCCACCCGGCGGCCAGGGTGACTCCATGCGGCGGCTAGCAAATCCAGGCGGCAGCGGTGGCGAGGCCATGTGGGCGCTCTCGATCCAATCAACGGCGGCGAGTAAGattaggagtggtcttctcctagGCTCGGGCTGATGGCATCCCTGACGGCGCATCGAGGGCAGCGGCGTTggagaggagggagcagggagGAGACGAGGTGGAGGGGGCTCGAGGGCGGCGACGTGggagaggagggagcagggagGAGACGAGGCGGAGGGGGCGCGGGCCTGACGAGAAGGGTTGGCGCGGCGGCCACGGTTTTGACCCTTTTGCACGTTACACAGGACGAGCGCGGCGCTCGGGCAGTGGGATCGGCGAATCCCGACCGCAATGAGACGTGCAGCCAGTGCCACTGACGAAAGGGACCAGGAGCAGCACCGGCCCATCCGTCATCACTATAGGACAGACGCGGGTGCATAAGCCGGGTACACACACATCGTCCTATCCCTACGCAACTGCTCCCCATAACGCACGCCGCGGGCAGTGCGAGGAGCGGTCCCCACGCGCGTTTGACCCGCGACGCGACATAGGAGACAAAGCTCACATGAGAAAGTCACAAAAGTGAGACCAACTTGTGGGACCAAATAACAGGCAGGCCCACTTGCAGCCGCACAACAGGCGAAATGGAGGGGTTAGCGGGAAGCAGAAATGACACAGCGTCCATGACGCGTGCACGCGGCGCTGCAGAAGAGGCCGCTCGCGCACCCCAAAAACGGGCACCCAACCAATCGGAAATCGCCCGAGCCCACAGGTCATTCCCTGTCCACGTTTCACCGCGCAGTCAAAATAACAACACACGTTTTCCAGCCAGACCAACGGACAGCAGCAAAAAAAGACCGCGTTGACCCTGATCAAACGGCCAACGAAGGCTGAAATCGGGGAAGCCTTTTCCATGCGAGTTGGCCAGCTTCATTATTGTTTTaaatctgacaagattcagttgttacctcaaattagagcacatccaggcagctagccctgcctcttctcccaaagaagca
Proteins encoded in this window:
- the LOC123046784 gene encoding uncharacterized protein → MGRCCSWSLSSVALAARLIAVGIRRSHCPSAALVLCNVQKGQNRGRRANPSRQARAPSASSPPCSLLSHVAALEPPPPRLLPAPSSPTPLPSMRRQGCHQPEPRRRPLLILLAAVDWIESAHMASPPLPPGFASRRMESPWPPGGVALAAAESQLHHYPQESSPGKILCRSIGEAEC